In Poecilia reticulata strain Guanapo linkage group LG11, Guppy_female_1.0+MT, whole genome shotgun sequence, the genomic stretch GTGATGAAAcaatttcctcaaaaataagtgattatttcacttataaccagtgaaaaatatcattttatacgtgaaataatctgataGGTGACCcagtacttttaaaaatcaataatgaGGAAATATTTACTGGAAACAATCTGCTTCATCTGTGTGGAAAGTCGTTTGCTCCAGAAACTGATAGGATttcgtgtttttgcagtggaaatatgtagaaatgtaaatattttaccaaaCCAAACTGATTTCGTACCAATAAGTGACTGagtttccttctcctcctccgttTGTCCTCGTGGACGGCAGTTCAGATCCTCCTGCAGAGATCCAGGCCGTGTttccgccgccgccgcctcagagtcgtcgtcctcctccttcttctcctccttcatcttctcctcctcctcctccttcttcttcttcttcttctcctcctcctcttcctcctccttcttctcctctggGAGAAACACGGGAACCGGCAGCTGTTGGGAAGCAAACATCCGCCCCAAACTGTCAAACTGGGGCTGATTTCCTGCTCAGGTTTAGAGCAGAAAAGCTGCTTCCTGTACCGGAACGGGCAGAACCAACGGAGCCGGAGTCAACTGGCTGTAGAGGTTCATGGGCAGAGGGATGAAGACGGGAACCGGCACCGGGACAGCCGAGCTCACCTGGCGGACCTTCTGCttaaaattcactttaaatgacagaagaagaagaaaactattTAATAAAGTTCCTTTAACCCGAGACGCCAGCCCAGAAGTCGGGTTTTTGTTAAAAACGTTTCTTCCACCCGTCTGTGAAGCCGCTTCTACGGTCTGAACGCAGCAGGAGGCGCCTTTGTTGTGGACCAGCGGGACGCACAGCATGGATTTGTTCTTCAGCTGCTTGGGAGCCGTCTGGACGCTGGCCTGAGGACCAAACCAGCAAATATCCATCATCAACGGTTCGGCTCGCATTTCAGATCAGATCCGTCCTCCTGTCAACTTACATGGCCGACGACTTTGGCCTGGATGTCTGAGGAAAGTCCTGCAGAGGCAGAATGGAGAGTCAGAACTTTCATCTGAGACCAAAATAACCTTTCAGCGAGATCTGGGAGCTCGATTTAGGTCAACAATCAATGAACACCgattaaaaaaagttctgaTTGTTTCTCTGAtaacattggaaaaatgttttgctataagtgaaataatcggCCAGTGAAATCGTCGctatttaaaaatcaacttttagtgattattgatttaaaacaagctcctgtttcttctgaaaagttacttgtaaattagttttgtcttattttaattgGCACTGAAAACTAgaataaatactttgtgtttttacggTGATTCAGCAGTTAGCAGGCTGgctaatatgtttttaattcatttaaattcagaaacactttattttttgttgttcagttAGAAGTTAAGGCTTAATCTAATTTTTAGGCTCTACTTGAACATTTTATAGCTATTCTGATTAAAACCAGAATCTTCACATTTATTGGAAAAGTCTCCagaattttggatttttgagttaaaaatactgtaaatcaGCAGgagtaatttatattttattttattttttagcaacaaaagctGATTTTCTTACCTAGTtataatgtttttgctttttgtcccAGTTTTTTATCTAACCTTTAGGTTCTCCAGAGACATTTTCTAGCGATCAAAATGAGTTAAAAGgtgaatttttatgtttttatccagAATCTTTAGATCTGAGGTCCGAGTCGTACCGAGCGGCGCGGTTCGTCCTGCCGGGCCGCCGGACAGCGAAACCACGCTGGTGATGACCGGCGAAGACGCCACGCTCCCTGCAGgttcaggaggaggagagcctggaaacaggaagtagatctgatgttttcctgcctctctgaccaatcagagcctttCCTTCCTGTTCGCTGAGCTGACCGGCTTCAGCCTCAGGTTAGGGATGAAATCACGCTACCTTcatcctgctcctcttcctcgttGTTCCCGAAGCGTAGGAGACATTTCAGGTCGCAGAAATATTTGACGTTCCCCGGCAGAGGAAGACTCTCGGCCAGCTTCCCTCGCCGGCCGCATGTGTCGCAGTTCGCCTCCTGAGACGAAGAAGAAGGTTCTGCATCACAAAACTCAGAGATTCATCCTCGTCATCGTCAGGCAGCAAGAACACCAACCATTAAATCACCAATCAATAAATCACCAACCATTAAATCATCAATCATTAAATCACCAACCATTAAATCACCAACCATTAAATCCCCAACCATTAAATGACCAATCATTAAATAATCAATCATTAAATGACCAATCATTAAATCATCAATCAATCATTAAATCACCAACCATTAaattatcaatcaatcattAAATCACAAATCATTAAATCACAAATCATTAAATCACCAACCATTAAATCACCAACCATTAAATAATCAATCATTAAATAATCAATCATTAAATGACCAATCATTAAATCATCAATCAATCATTAAAtcataaatcattaaatcaCAAATCATTAAATCACCAATCATTAAATAATCAATCAGATCAGTCACATATCAGCAAGTCATTGATtcattaggaataataaatatttattatactgAAACAATCCCATCATGTTAATGTAAATAATCTTTCTGCTCAAATTAAactctaaaaatacaaaaagttttctggcatttagcaaaaataaataattttggtaattctaacaaagttgaaacaaaaacaggtttaatctgatttaacttcagacattaagaaaaagcataaatgtgTCTTTTCTCTAGGTGTATAAAAATAACGGCTTTATCTACAAATAACGTTTcaaaatttaggcttttaatgaaatgtttgattgaactttataaaaaaaactgtgcagtttgaagaTGAAActctttccaaaccttgaaaacatttgaaaactattttcaaggatttcaagcacctgaacgaattatgtaaaaataaaacagaaactaaatctGTGTCCTCATCTGTTCGCACGTTTGAATAAACACTTTGTTGGATCTCCTGGTTTTATCACGTTTCTCAGAAACGTTTTGCTACTTTTGCTTCTGAATAAGTGTTAAAAGTTATCGCTGAAGGCTGGACGTCGTCTGGTGCTGCTCTCCTTACGTGGCTGATGAGCTTCCTGTATTTGGACCTGCAGCCTTCGGAGCAGAACTCCCTCCGTCTGCCTCCAGCCGGGCCCGACAGCGCCGTTCTGGACACGGACAGGCAGTAGGAACAGGACGAACAGTGTTTTCCCCACTTCCTGTCCAGGTCGCGGTGGAACATCAGCAGACAGCctgaggagacaaaaaaaaccaaaacgtGTCCTGAACCCAGTCCAGCCCAGAGATCCGACCACTGAGACCTGGTTCTGGCTGCGTCGGGTCCGACCGTCgctgcagaagctgcagtcCTTGTTGTCGATCCTCTTGACTTCGCGGATGACGGTTTTCTTCCTGCAGCGTTCACACACACCCAGGATGCCGTTGAGCTTCTTGAACCTCTTGGAGCAAAACAGGCTGCAGACAAAGATCACTTCATcctgagaaagaaacaaacagtttgtCAAAATGCAGGAAAGGCAAAAATACATGATCTAAAACAAGCAGCAGACtcgggctgaaacgattaatcggcttgaacaattattaaaatcattatcaactaatttagtaatcaaataatcattaattggagaacagactcaaaaaaggccatttgctgaaatgcagtcagagcagtaaacgtacaaaatataaaaacattttgcagtttgtgcaaaaaaaaaaaaatctttgcttgTGGCATTTTtaggttcaaattctgtaaaaatctcTTATTAGACACTTTatgctatccaattattaatcagttaatccagaAGTCAGCAGACAGaacttcttcagctgcagatctTCCTTTGCTATAAATGACAAAGCGTTCTCTAAAGAAATGCCGTCGTTGCAtttcaggcaataaaatgtttattttctcatttagaaaaaacaagagttGTTCAGttgcatgttttaatttatttctaataaaagagGCTCAAGTGGTTGAATGAAAAAACTGCAGAAGGTcccaatttttttaataaaatggatCATCAGGATAATTGATGACCAAAATAATCACWGACTCTGGTGAAGACTTTCCTGTTCGTACAGCTGTTCTTCTAACCATTCTGCTGTTTattcaagtattttatttaaaaataaagaatatataaCAACCAAAGTCCAACTGGGAGACcagttaaatatatatagaaaagCTAAAATGGGCgaaaaatgttcacaaactGCTGCAACGATCAGACGTACACCAGAGAAACACATCGCTATTGCATTTTAGGCTAtcattatttgcatcttttgatGTACTTCTAATGTTACTTAAAAGATAGAAATCGGCAGAAAGTGACAATTTGTTTatatgattaatcgattaatcgatagCTGAAGCCTGGATGTTAGGCTGCAGCCCAGCAGACCTTCCTCTGGATGACTCTGGGAGCGGCTTTAATGGCTTTCTGGCACTGAgcacacagctgctgctctggcGCCGCTCTGCCGGGTTCTGCTCCGCCGGGTTCTGCTCCGCCGGGTTCTGCTCCGCCGGTTCGGGTGAGTTTGTCTCTATGCGTCTcctgcagcagagaaacagaaaccagGAGGTTTAAGActcaaacagctgaaacaaaccAACAGGTTTGAGCCTCGTTTACCTTGAAGGTCATGGCGCAAGTCAGGCAGCAGAAGCTCCTGATGGAGGCGTCCGACAAGACCAGGTGGCAGGACGCAGCCGCCATCTTCCTGCAGCTACCGCAGCTCACAGGGACACCTGAGGGGGGCGAGACGGTCAGAGGGACGCCTGAGGGGGGCGAGACGGTCAGAGGGACGCCTGAGGGGGGCGNNNNNNNNNNNNNNNNNNNNNNNNNNNNNNNNNNNNNNNNNNNNNNNNNNNNNNNNNNNNNNNNNNNNNNNNNNNNNNNNNNNNNNNNNNNNNNNNNNNNNNNNNNNNNNNNNNNNNNNNNNNNNNNNNNNNNNNNNNNNNNNNNNNNNNNNNNNNNNNNNNNNNNNNNNNNNNNNNNNNNNNNNNNNNNNNNNNNNNNNNNNNNNNNNNNNNNNNNNNNNNNNNNNNNNNNNNNNNNNNNNNNNNNNNNNNNNNNNNNNNNNNNNNNNNNNNNGACGGTAAGAGGGACGCCTGAGGGGGGCGAGACGGTCAGAGGGACGCCTGAGGGGGTCGAGATGGTCAGAGGGACGCCTGAGGGGGTCGAGACGGTCAGAGGGACGCCTGAGGGGCACAAGACGGTCAGAGGGACGCCAATTGatcatgattaattgtttcagtcataatgagaataaatgtatttttattaaaatgggTTCTATGAGACGACACAGATTCATCCTGGATGCCTTCAGAAAACCTGGGGAACTTCTGACCCAGAACCCAGATGGGAGGGAAAGTATCGGTGAAGGAAAGACGGATCCGGAGGACATGAAGAATCTGTCTGTGAATTCTGGAACCATCAGAGACCAGAAGAACCAGGAGAGAAAAGCTAACAGCTTCGTTTGTTACCTGATGAACAGACGGCCTGGATCTTGGCCGCCGTCACGCAGCTGCTGGAGCAGAAGAGCTCCACGACGCCTTCACTGGTTTTATTCTCAAACATTTCAGACACGAGTTTGGATTTACAGCACATGGAGCACGGCTGCAACGGCGGCATTTTCtgtcagagaagaagaaaacatccgattttaagatttttagaCCAAATTTATGTTCCAGGACTCAGTTTtcgtaagtaagtaagtaagtaagtaagtaagtaagtaagtaagtaagtaagtaagtaaggaaggaaggaacgaaggaaggaaggaaggatgggAGGAACCGACCTGCTTGAGTAGCTTCAGGCACTCGGCGCCGCACAGCGGCTTGCTGCCGTCCTCCATCTTGAGGCTGAGCGCCGCGCTGCAGCGGGAGCCGCAGTTCTCGCACACCGACAGGTTGTTGATGTTGCAGAAGCGACGGTAGCAGGGGTCGCTGCAGACCTTCTGCACCACGTCCTGATGGATGACCTCGTGTTTGCTCTGCAGGAAGGAAAACCAGGAGCGGATCAGAGCCAGATCCGGAGCCGGGCGCGGATGTCACAGCAGCCGGGAGGCTTACGATGCAGAATCTGCTGCAAACGCTGCACTGGGACCGCGACCCAGCTGGGACGATTGGGGGCTTGGTGGACATGATCCTCTTGTAGTTGAAGGACGACAGGCAGGACTGGCTGCAGAAGTCCTTCTTCGTTCCCGCGTCGTCTACGGCAACCTGCAGGACCGACTGGAGCTTCACAATCTCCCTGGAAACCAAAAGAATCCATGCTGAGTCTGCAGAAGCTGCACCGCCACCTGGTGTTCATCCACAACTGATAGTTTGATAGATTTAGTTTCACTGGGAACcgaaactgcaacatttgttccattttcagctgctgtgggtCTCTttcacaaaccaaacaaacccaaacaacCAGAAGGTCTAGACAAACGGACTGGAGATCATTTTATGAGAACCAAGCAGCTGAGATCAtctacaaacctcggtctcaGTTCAGTCGAAGGGAATTCTGGTGCAGTTCGAATGGGAATGTTAACACCTGGTGGACCGGAGGCCACTGAAGAAGCAGGAAACTGTCTAcaatgcagggcattctgggtaaatacaaccaaagcaaacaccTTAGCCTAGCACTTGCGGAAGAAAtggctgatgttttttttttttaccaaagactaaagagaaatcctccaacccctaaaatctgacacctctccatttgtgtttacatttagcaaagaaaaatgaTCCGGAcaagtgtcttcttcagaggtttctgtgttgtttccttcagcggttcttggtgcagcgcccccacagatGAGgagggttattttttttcacagagatTGTTTTGACACAGTGAGGAAGAAAACCGTAGCagatgaaaacagaacaaacgCTGAAGTTTGAACCGAGTCAGGAAGCAGAATCACCGCAGACAGAAGTGACACGTCTTCTTCACGGACTTCAGCTGGTGGAACctgagcagacaggaagtggagcagaaGAGGTCCGAATGGGCTTTCCTCTGGTAGACGGTCTCTCCGTCCAGCAGCACCTTCCGGCAGGCGGAGCAGGACGCCTGGAGCTCCATGTGGGCCGGAGCGGGCCGGGGCGGCTTGGAGTCCTCCGTCAGGGAGAAAACCGACCCGATCTTCAGGTcctcctgcagaaccagaaccagaaccagctcagTAACCTGATGGACTGCCAGGATGTTATTCTGAGATATTATCTTGTCCAACtctccaaaaacataaaatcttactaagtatttttatccagtttctagtgcaaatatcttcttacagttgaaataagaaaactaacttGGCTTAAAATGAGaatcagatttagtttttgcatcATGAAAGCAACATTTGGTGCGATTGTATCCGACCTTCGGCGCGCCCGGCTCCTCCTTGATGCTCTGTGGAGAAACTGAGACGGAGCGGCTCAGAAAATACTCCTGGTCCTCCGGCTCCTCTTTGATCTAATAAAAGAGTTAAAACTCTGTCACCgctgtttagttttatttaaaatcagaaaacaggCTTTGGAGTTTGTAACTGCACACGAAAACTCACCTGGGGTAAACTGGACAGCGACGGCTTCATGTCTTTACCGTCAGTCTCCTCTGACTTGCTTTGTgctaaaacagagaaataagtAAAGTTTAAGGTAATTTTCTGTAGACATTAAGATCCAAAGATCTTAATGTCTacagtttcatgtttcaaaatgtttacatagTGTGCACGTTTAGTTTAGTTCAAATATATTCACATTGGAACATCCTGATTCACCATCGCAGATGCATGAACTTACTTGACTCTATCCCTACTATATTTCTTCTTTatgcattattatttatttaaagaaaaataaaatccaacagaaaactAACTCGTGGTACAAATGAAAGTGTTGGTTTTGTAGCCGCCCCTGATGCAGTGGCGCCTTGGGCAGAGAGCCACAGCccacagaaaaccaaaacactgcaaaaacaaaaaatatcaccaagtatttttgtctagtttttattgcaaataactTCGTACACTTTAACTAAGACAAAGCCAGCTTTGAGgcaaattttcagcaaaaaataggagtttgttttagtaaataattccttcagttgcattgacagattatttttcccatgttataagtgaaacaatctgccagttttattgatattcaacaattattgacctaaaacaagcttctataactttctgaaaagttatttctaaCTACTACAgttagaaataacttttaaagcttgtcactttaaatatgttttgtcttatttaaagtgacGAGAAACTAGAACAAACATAATTgatgatattttgtgtttttgacgTGAACAGGTTATATTTTCAGCTTGTTTATATATTACAAATCAGATCTTCCTGGTTGTACCTGTGAAGATCTGACCTTTGTGGACCTTCATGCACATGTGGCTGCAGAACAGATCCAGCTGCCCCTCACTGTTTTGATTTTCCACCATGTCCGACATCTGATGGGACGTTCTGCACGTCGAGCAAAGCTGCAGGGTTTTCACTTTCTGCAAAACGAGTTCAGAAAAACAGACCGACAGTTCATTACTGTTCAGGTTCTAACAGAGGGACGTTTTGTTTCTGCACCTCTTTGAGCTTGAGCAGACATTCGTCTCCGCAGACGGTTTTCACGCCGCCGTCCGTCTGCAGGGCGAGCCGCCGGCTGCAGCGCAGCGCGCCGCAGGCTGCGCAGGACGACCAGGAGGACTGGTTCTGGACGCGGAAGTCTGAGACGCAGGACTCGCTGCAGAGTCTGTGCACCTCACCGTCCACCGTCATGGAGAGCTTACACTGACGGAGGAACAGAAGATCAGAACAACGCAGATGAAGATGACATCCTCTTCTTCACACAGATCTCACCAACAGTGACTTCTGTCTCTGATTCTCAGGTTTATGATGCCGTCTGTCCCACTAACAGGTGACAGGGATGCAATTACCAGTTAACGAGTTCATATAAAGTTGATTCATGTTATCAATTTAAGATTAACTGAAGAGCGGCCATTTTCTGTCATCATGAGGGTCAACCGTCTTTCcataacatgttttatatactgaattttaaaaaacacaattttaacaTTATGTCGCATCAGTtgtattaaacataaaaattggtttttcaaacattattaaACTTAGATAAACTTCTTAGATTGctcaatagaaaaataaaagataaaagaataaaatatgtgaaacagaGAGATGTTTGTGCAGAAGTGCAGTTTAGTTCCtgttaaaggaaaattaaaacttttctccaTGAAGTGCATTTACTCACAACCAAAATCAACctcatttactggcagtgtttttgtttttcctttttataacCTCTTCTTTCTGTCATCACAGCCTGATATCGACATATTAGGGCCATTGAtgacagaaggaaaaaaggaggagaaaatatccacaaaaaaaaaaaaatggagataaTTCTCAGAAATTCtcaagaaaaaacttggaaatttctgagatccaaaagttgaaaatttgcaagaaaaaactcaaacattttgaaataaatttcagaaatggaaaaaaaaaaacatgaaaatttatgAAATCgtaaagtcaaacatttttgactttttcaagacgatttctgagattaatataCAAAGTTCTGAGTTCTTTTCTTCCAAAGTTTCAACGTTtggatctcagaaatttcccagtttttccaagaaaatttctgatagTTAGCAGAAATTCGCTCCATTTTTTCTCCCATGTGAAAAAGTCCTAAAAGCTGCTGTACTTACAATCTCATCTCGGCTAAATGAAGCTCTGCTGAGGTGAAACTCAGGGATATTTCTAAACAGAACcacataaagtgcattttgcatCCCACACCGGACTGTTTGGACTGTTTCCCTTTCCCGTTCTGGCATGGCTGCCATCTTTAGGTAATTCATTTTCAGTTAATTGATCTGAACTCATTTCAATCCATTGTTTGCCTCCCTAGTAGGTGGATTAGCTTCGTTCGCAGCCAGCAGCGTTTCCTTACAGGACAGTGTTTGCCACACAGCTTGCAGTTGGAGAGAAGCATCTTGGATTTGGCAGAAGTGAGACACGAGTCGCTGCAGAGCTCCTTCATCGTTCCCGAATCATCCAGCGGAGCCAGGATCANNNNNNNNNNNNNNNNNNNNNNNNNNNNNNNNNNNNNNNNNNNNNNNNNNNNNNNNNNNNNNNNNNNNNNNNNNNNNNNNNNNNNNNNNNNNNNNNNNNNNNNNNNNNNNNNNNNNNNNNNNNNNNNNNNNNNNNNNNNNNNNNNNNNNNNNNNNNNNNNNNNNNNNNNNNNNNNNNNNNNNNNNNNNNNNNNNNNNNNNNNNNNNNNNNNNNNNNNNNNNNNNNNNNNNNNNNNNNNNNNNNNNNNNNNNNNNNNNNNNNNNNNNNNNNNNNNNNNNNNNNNNNNNNNNNNNNNNNNNNNNNNNNNNNNNNNNNNNNNNNNNNNNNNNNNNNNNNNNNNNNNNNNNNNNNNNNNNNNNNNNNNNNNNNNNNNNNNNNNNNNNNNNNNNNNNNNNNNNNNNNNNNNNNNNNNNNNNNNNNNNNNNNNNNNNNNNNNNNNNNNNNNNNNNNNNNNNNNNNNNNNNNNNNNNNNNNNNNNNNNNNNNNNNNNNNNNNNNNNNNNNNNNNNNNNNNNNNNNNNNNNNNNNNNNNNNNNNNNNNNNNNNNNNNNNNNNNNNNNNNNNNNNNNNNNNNNNNNNNNNNNNNNNNNNNNNNNNNNNNNNNNNNNNNNNNNNNNNNNNNNNNNNNNNNNNNNNNNNNNNNNNNNNNNNNNNNNNNNNNNNNNNNNNNNNNNNNNNNNNNNNNNNNNNNNNNNNNNNNNNNNNNNNNNNNNNNNNNNNNNNNNNNNNNNNNNNNNNNNNNNNNNNNNNNNNNNNNNNNNNNNNNNNNNNNNNNNNNNNNNNNNNNNNNNNNNNNNNNNNNNNNNNNNNNNNNNNNNNNNNNNNNNNNNNNNNNNNNNNNNNNNNNNNNNNNNNNNNNNNNNNNNNNNNNNNNNNNNNNNNNNNNNNNNNNNNNNNNNNNNNNNNNNNNNNNNNNNNNNNNNNNNNNNNNNNNNNNNNNNNNNNNNNNNNNNNNNNNNNNNNNNNNNNNNNNNNNNNNNNNNNNNNNNNNNNNNNNNNNNNNNNNNNNNNNNNNNNNNNNNNNNNNNNNNNNNNNNNNNNNNNNNNNNNNNNNNNNNNNNNNNNNNNNNNNNNNNNNNNNNNNNNNNNNNNNNNNNNNNNNNNNNNNNNNNNNNNNNNNNNNNNNNNNNNNNNNNNNNNNNNNNNNNNNNNNNNNNNNNNNNNNNNNNNNNNNNNNNNNNNNNNNNNNNNNNNNNNNNNNNNNNNNNNNNNNNNNNNNNNNNNNNNNNNNNNNNNNNNNNNNNNNNNNNNNNNNNNNNNNNNNNNNNNNNNNNNNNNNNNNNNNNNNNNNNNNNNNNNNNNNNNNNNNNNNNNNNNNNNNNNNNNNNNNNNNNNNNNNNNNNNNNNNN encodes the following:
- the LOC103473048 gene encoding zinc finger MYM-type protein 4-like isoform X1, with amino-acid sequence MKELCSDSCLTSAKSKMLLSNCKLCGKHCPCKLSMTVDGEVHRLCSESCVSDFRVQNQSSWSSCAACGALRCSRRLALQTDGGVKTVCGDECLLKLKEKVKTLQLCSTCRTSHQMSDMVENQNSEGQLDLFCSHMCMKVHKGQIFTAQSKSEETDGKDMKPSLSSLPQIKEEPEDQEYFLSRSVSVSPQSIKEEPGAPKEDLKIGSVFSLTEDSKPPRPAPAHMELQASCSACRKVLLDGETVYQRKAHSDLFCSTSCLLRFHQLKSVKKTCHFCLREIVKLQSVLQVAVDDAGTKKDFCSQSCLSSFNYKRIMSTKPPIVPAGSRSQCSVCSRFCISKHEVIHQDVVQKVCSDPCYRRFCNINNLSVCENCGSRCSAALSLKMEDGSKPLCGAECLKLLKQKMPPLQPCSMCCKSKLVSEMFENKTSEGVVELFCSSSCVTAAKIQAVCSSGVPVSCGSCRKMAAASCHLVLSDASIRSFCCLTCAMTFKETHRDKLTRTGGAEPGGAEPGGAEPGRAAPEQQLCAQCQKAIKAAPRVIQRKDEVIFVCSLFCSKRFKKLNGILGVCERCRKKTVIREVKRIDNKDCSFCSDGCLLMFHRDLDRKWGKHCSSCSYCLSVSRTALSGPAGGRRREFCSEGCRSKYRKLISHEANCDTCGRRGKLAESLPLPGNVKYFCDLKCLLRFGNNEEEEQDEGSPPPEPAGSVASSPVITSVVSLSGGPAGRTAPLGLSSDIQAKVVGHASVQTAPKQLKNKSMLCVPLVHNKGASCCVQTVEAASQTVNFKQKVRQVSSAVPVPVPVFIPLPMNLYSQLTPAPLVLPVPLPVPVFLPEEKKEEEEEEEKKKKKKEEEEEKMKEEKKEEDDDSEAAAAETRPGSLQEDLNCRPRGQTEEEKETQSLIETIDSYMDGLGSDYQPGFNHKDFXSDCSLELFSQNQTCCVPPPEPDQNLHTGPDLPPPPAGPAGPNLQNSLDSPPAAGLGNEAQENIQNNLKGENKKLNLKVLDSRVGVDAWRKWIRWRESQTSLDLLPMAAGRSDILRCSSSELSDGLFLFIREAKLPEEDSCPPDGLFFLCLCIQQYLFENRRLENIFTDQNYQKFSSELTRILKCSRPSMSVHRGVASRVEEEFLWECKQLGACSPIVLLNTLLFFCCKNFGFTTVAQQRRLSFTNFTSFTRTDGDDGETSVLRFYPPESRGDAETGSDGVPAKKRRLNENFLEMKENLQNPLRCPVRLYEFYLSKCPKSVRRRSDVFYLQPDRRCVPSSPLWFSLAPLDDATMEAAIVRSLAVRELAERDGGGGA
- the LOC103473048 gene encoding zinc finger MYM-type protein 4-like isoform X2, yielding MKELCSDSCLTSAKSKMLLSNCKLCGKHCPCKLSMTVDGEVHRLCSESCVSDFRVQNQSSWSSCAACGALRCSRRLALQTDGGVKTVCGDECLLKLKEKVKTLQLCSTCRTSHQMSDMVENQNSEGQLDLFCSHMCMKVHKAQSKSEETDGKDMKPSLSSLPQIKEEPEDQEYFLSRSVSVSPQSIKEEPGAPKEDLKIGSVFSLTEDSKPPRPAPAHMELQASCSACRKVLLDGETVYQRKAHSDLFCSTSCLLRFHQLKSVKKTCHFCLREIVKLQSVLQVAVDDAGTKKDFCSQSCLSSFNYKRIMSTKPPIVPAGSRSQCSVCSRFCISKHEVIHQDVVQKVCSDPCYRRFCNINNLSVCENCGSRCSAALSLKMEDGSKPLCGAECLKLLKQKMPPLQPCSMCCKSKLVSEMFENKTSEGVVELFCSSSCVTAAKIQAVCSSGVPVSCGSCRKMAAASCHLVLSDASIRSFCCLTCAMTFKETHRDKLTRTGGAEPGGAEPGGAEPGRAAPEQQLCAQCQKAIKAAPRVIQRKDEVIFVCSLFCSKRFKKLNGILGVCERCRKKTVIREVKRIDNKDCSFCSDGCLLMFHRDLDRKWGKHCSSCSYCLSVSRTALSGPAGGRRREFCSEGCRSKYRKLISHEANCDTCGRRGKLAESLPLPGNVKYFCDLKCLLRFGNNEEEEQDEGSPPPEPAGSVASSPVITSVVSLSGGPAGRTAPLGLSSDIQAKVVGHASVQTAPKQLKNKSMLCVPLVHNKGASCCVQTVEAASQTVNFKQKVRQVSSAVPVPVPVFIPLPMNLYSQLTPAPLVLPVPLPVPVFLPEEKKEEEEEEEKKKKKKEEEEEKMKEEKKEEDDDSEAAAAETRPGSLQEDLNCRPRGQTEEEKETQSLIETIDSYMDGLGSDYQPGFNHKDFXSDCSLELFSQNQTCCVPPPEPDQNLHTGPDLPPPPAGPAGPNLQNSLDSPPAAGLGNEAQENIQNNLKGENKKLNLKVLDSRVGVDAWRKWIRWRESQTSLDLLPMAAGRSDILRCSSSELSDGLFLFIREAKLPEEDSCPPDGLFFLCLCIQQYLFENRRLENIFTDQNYQKFSSELTRILKCSRPSMSVHRGVASRVEEEFLWECKQLGACSPIVLLNTLLFFCCKNFGFTTVAQQRRLSFTNFTSFTRTDGDDGETSVLRFYPPESRGDAETGSDGVPAKKRRLNENFLEMKENLQNPLRCPVRLYEFYLSKCPKSVRRRSDVFYLQPDRRCVPSSPLWFSLAPLDDATMEAAIVRSLAVRELAERDGGGGA